One window of the Trifolium pratense cultivar HEN17-A07 linkage group LG2, ARS_RC_1.1, whole genome shotgun sequence genome contains the following:
- the LOC123905385 gene encoding uncharacterized protein LOC123905385, with protein MAENKLMSFAAAQERETMLVNIEQKENFTTEFRSYEDDAWYTVMVMMDDNGTLRVRFEKSINEEDQMFEPSFFGSMEDLLDFEKRFRPLSIQVQDDECDMLVPDVKVCACQHFGPDELRFYDAVIDSVEKNKHSRKKNAECLCNFKLSWLNGPKVGKSTAAKIGDICIIQPILQLDPVVATFLEIARWRLESQSEQEMLETENHKEHSNANRRGKQSVVRACACSPEVFVILFL; from the exons ATGGCAGAGAACAAACTAATGTCATTCGCCGCAGCTCAAGAACGTGAAACAATGTTGGTCAATATCGAACAGAAGGAGAATTTCACCACCGAGTTCAGAAGCTACGAAGATGATGCTTGGTATACTGTCATGGTTATGATGGATGACAACGGAACACTCAGAGTAAGGTTCGAAAAATCCATCAATGAAGAAGACCAGATGTTTGAACCTTCATTTTTCGGATCCATGGAAGATCTTCTGGACTTTGAGAAACGCTTCAGGCCTCTCTCCATTCAGGTTCAGGATGATGAATGTGATATGCTTGTACCAGATGTTAAGGTCTGCGCTTGTCAGCATTTCGGCCCCGATGAGCTCCGTTTTTACGACGCTGTTATTGATTCC GTGGAAAAAAACAAGCATTCTCGCAAAAAAAATGCCGAGTGCTTGTGTAACTTTAAATTATCCTGGTTAAACGGGCCAAAAGTTGGAAAATCGACTGCAGCTAAAATTGGGGACATATGCATTATTCAGCCTATACTACAGCTTGATCCAGTCGTGGCTACATTCCTTGAGATTGCAAGGTGGAGACTAGAATCGCAATCTGAACAGGAAATGCTAGAAACTGAGAACCACAAGGAACATTCTAAT GCAAATCGACGTGGCAAACAATCTGTTGTGCGTGCCTGTGCCTGTTCTCCTGAAg TTTTTGTGATTCTCTTCCTATAA
- the LOC123910064 gene encoding uncharacterized protein LOC123910064 gives MEDMELEGKRNVCMILIGNLDRELRPSTTVEFLYQHTLVTASVFIFPSLSSETFTRGAIMLHTENDFQKLGDFLENPNHMITSSTGRPWVVIEKQVGLKNIKASIGTLLPNSEDVIQGNNRKSNDLKIVCSGTQEFKRADAMRELYLEFADHQVRMHKSLASEEGSIYIYIPEI, from the exons ATGGAAGATATGGAGCTTGAAGGAAAAAGAAACGTATGCATGATATTGATAGGAAATCTTGATAGAGAATTACGTCCATCAACAACTGTAGAGTTTTTATACCAACATACTCTAGTTACAGCTAGTGTCTTCATTTTTCCAAGTTTATCATCAGAGACATTTACCAGAGGTGCCATTATGTTGCATACTGAAAACGATTTCCAAAAGCTTGGCGACTTCTTGGAAAATCCAAACCACATGATAACATCTTCAACCGGCAG GCCATGGGTGGTAATTGAAAAACAAGTTGGTCTCAAAAATATCAAAGCATCAATAGGAACATTGCTTCCTAATTCTGAG gATGTAATACAGGGAAATAATAGAAAGAGCAACGATTTGAAGATTGTATGTTCAGGAACTCAAGAATTCAAGAGAGCTGATGCTATGAGGGAGTTGTATTTGGAATTTGCTGATCACCAAGTGCGGATGCACAAGTCGCTTGCATCCGAGGAgggaagtatatatatatatatacctgaAATCTGA